One region of Cinclus cinclus chromosome 1, bCinCin1.1, whole genome shotgun sequence genomic DNA includes:
- the ADCYAP1 gene encoding pituitary adenylate cyclase-activating polypeptide: MCSKAILALLVYGIIMHCSVYCSPAAGLQYPALRLEDEVYDEDGNTLQDFAYDHEPLGIANPSSMIGEMYTLYYPPEKRHADGIFNKAYRKLLGQLSARKYLHSLMAKRVGGASGGLGDDAEPLTKRHIDGIFTDSYSRYRKQMAVKKYLAAVLGKRYKQRVKNKGRRVAYL, translated from the exons ATGTGTAGCAAAGCGATCTTAGCACTCCTGGTCTATGGCATAATAATGCACTGCAGCGTCTACTGCTCACCTGCGGCCGGACTTCAGTACCCGGCGCTCAG GCTGGAGGATGAAGTCTACGACGAGGACGGGAACACCCTGCAGGACTTCGCCTACGACCACGAGCCCCTCGGTATAGCGAATCCGTCCTCCATGATCGGCGAGATGTACACCTTGTATTACCCACCGGAAAAGAG GCACGCCGATGGGATCTTCAACAAAGCCTACAGGAAACTCCTAGGCCAGTTATCTGCCAGGAAATATCTGCACTCCCTGATGGCCAAGCGGGTCGG CGGTGCCAGCGGCGGCCTGGGGGACGATGCGGAACCGCTGACCAAGCGGCACATAGACGGCATCTTCACGGACAGCTACAGCCGCTACCGGAAACAAATGGCTGTCAAGAAATACTTAGCAGCCGTCCTGGGGAAAAGGTATAAACAAAGAGTTAAAAACAAAGGACGCCGAGTAGCGTATTTGTAG